The following proteins are co-located in the Haloarcula rubripromontorii genome:
- a CDS encoding IS1/IS1595 family N-terminal zinc-binding domain-containing protein, producing the protein MFPFELLSSEESAANLLEQVRWREGLCCPRCRSESVIKHGSYREYQRYLCKDCDRTFNDKTG; encoded by the coding sequence ATGTTCCCATTTGAATTGCTGAGTTCAGAGGAGAGCGCCGCGAACCTGCTGGAGCAGGTTCGCTGGCGCGAGGGCCTCTGTTGCCCGCGCTGCCGGTCTGAATCGGTGATCAAACACGGCAGCTATCGAGAGTATCAACGGTATCTCTGTAAGGATTGCGACCGCACGTTCAACGACAAGACCGGCA